One genomic segment of Stigmatopora argus isolate UIUO_Sarg chromosome 3, RoL_Sarg_1.0, whole genome shotgun sequence includes these proteins:
- the zpd gene encoding zona pellucida glycoprotein d isoform X1: MTFYLENNTRMTLNNCKLALLLLLVVGFTQRRVKGICDVEVCATNPERCALSRDKSTCKCLEGFYDDHCDKDAHIKVFCTKKYMGVRAREEFFLYYNTPVTSLHLPNKSCKAYREVINKVPYYMVKLSKNEYINCGGKSLEKNFTHVTYTLSLQSEPRAIGNIIRDPVIKLDFTCIFPFIRTVTLPFPIEPVSSEAMVRVDELEATIQIMLYTDHSYTTAFSSAPTIELGDQVYVEVAVTEPADFFLLRINDCWATQSRNANQSEGLVHSLIRNGCVTDDTVVFHGLTEEESGLNGQSSTIHYSFAMFRFTVEPHLFYLHCTVQLCDPDDSISCTPNCKSITKREASRVDPAQGLLSYGPIRIETPDKPRLNIMMTLVLPVAGIWTVGFILILVIAMARAGRKIAKIDQPRGFQ, translated from the exons atgactttttaccTGGAAAATAACACAAGAATGACTTTAAACAACTGCAAG CTGGCTCTTCTCCTCTTGCTCGTTGTTGGCTTTACACAGCGCCGAGTTAAAG GAATCTGCGACGTGGAGGTTTGCGCCACCAACCCAGAAAGATGTGCCCTGTCCAGAGACAAGAGCACCTGCAAGTGCCTGGAAGGGTTTTATGATGACCACTGTgacaaag ATGCACACATCAAAGTATTTTGCACCAAAAAGTACATGGGAGTCCGAGCACGAGAGGAGTTCTTCTTGTACTACAACACGCCGGTGACGTCTTTGCACCTTCCCAATAAATCGTGCAAGGCGTACAGGGAAGTTATCAACAAAGTTCCATACTACATGGTGAAGCTTAGCAAAAATGAATACATCAACTGTGGAGGCAAGTCACTTGAG AAAAACTTCACCCATGTCACTTACACATTGAGTCTTCAATCTGAACCTCGTGCTATAGGAAACATCATCAGAGATCCAGTCATCAAGCTGGATTTCACATGCATCTTTCCATTCATCAGAACGGTCACCCTACCTTTTCCCATTGAGCCTGTTTCCAG TGAAGCGATGGTGCGTGTCGATGAGTTGGAAGCGACCATACAGATCATGCTATACACGGATCACAGCTACACAACTGCCTTCAGCAGCGCCCCAACTATCGAGCTGGGAGACCAG GTGTATGTTGAGGTGGCCGTGACCGAGCCAGCAGACTTTTTTCTCCTTCGGATAAACGACTGCTGGGCCACGCAGAGTCGGAATGCCAATCAATCGGAGGGATTGGTTCACAGCCTGATTAGGAATGG GTGCGTGACCGATGACACGGTTGTTTTCCACGGCTTGACCGAGGAAGAATCTGGCCTCAACGGGCAGAGTTCCACCATTCACTACAGCTTCGCCATGTTCCGCTTCACGGTGGAGCCGCATTTGTTCTATCTGCACTGCACAGTGCAGCTCTGTGACCCAGATGACAGTATATCCTGCACCCCT AACTGCAAGTCCATCACCAAACGAGAAGCGTCGCGGGTGGACCCCGCCCAAGGGCTCTTGTCATACGGCCCTATCAGAATTGAAACACCGGATAAACCTAGATTGA ACATAATGATGACGCTGGTTCTTCCCGTAGCAGGCATCTGGACCGTTggcttcatcctcatcctcgtcATCGCGATGGCAAGAGCTGGCCGTAAGATCGCGAAGATTGACCAGCCTCGAGGGTTTCAATAA
- the zpd gene encoding zona pellucida glycoprotein d isoform X2: MTFYLENNTRMTLNNCKLALLLLLVVGFTQRRVKGICDVEVCATNPERCALSRDKSTCKCLEGFYDDHCDKDAHIKVFCTKKYMGVRAREEFFLYYNTPVTSLHLPNKSCKAYREVINKVPYYMVKLSKNEYINCGGKSLEKNFTHVTYTLSLQSEPRAIGNIIRDPVIKLDFTCIFPFIRTVTLPFPIEPVSSEAMVRVDELEATIQIMLYTDHSYTTAFSSAPTIELGDQVYVEVAVTEPADFFLLRINDCWATQSRNANQSEGLVHSLIRNGCVTDDTVVFHGLTEEESGLNGQSSTIHYSFAMFRFTVEPHLFYLHCTVQLCDPDDSISCTPNCKSITKREASRVDPAQGLLSYGPIRIETPDKPRLNIMMTLVLPVAGIWTVGFILILVIAMARAGRFSS; this comes from the exons atgactttttaccTGGAAAATAACACAAGAATGACTTTAAACAACTGCAAG CTGGCTCTTCTCCTCTTGCTCGTTGTTGGCTTTACACAGCGCCGAGTTAAAG GAATCTGCGACGTGGAGGTTTGCGCCACCAACCCAGAAAGATGTGCCCTGTCCAGAGACAAGAGCACCTGCAAGTGCCTGGAAGGGTTTTATGATGACCACTGTgacaaag ATGCACACATCAAAGTATTTTGCACCAAAAAGTACATGGGAGTCCGAGCACGAGAGGAGTTCTTCTTGTACTACAACACGCCGGTGACGTCTTTGCACCTTCCCAATAAATCGTGCAAGGCGTACAGGGAAGTTATCAACAAAGTTCCATACTACATGGTGAAGCTTAGCAAAAATGAATACATCAACTGTGGAGGCAAGTCACTTGAG AAAAACTTCACCCATGTCACTTACACATTGAGTCTTCAATCTGAACCTCGTGCTATAGGAAACATCATCAGAGATCCAGTCATCAAGCTGGATTTCACATGCATCTTTCCATTCATCAGAACGGTCACCCTACCTTTTCCCATTGAGCCTGTTTCCAG TGAAGCGATGGTGCGTGTCGATGAGTTGGAAGCGACCATACAGATCATGCTATACACGGATCACAGCTACACAACTGCCTTCAGCAGCGCCCCAACTATCGAGCTGGGAGACCAG GTGTATGTTGAGGTGGCCGTGACCGAGCCAGCAGACTTTTTTCTCCTTCGGATAAACGACTGCTGGGCCACGCAGAGTCGGAATGCCAATCAATCGGAGGGATTGGTTCACAGCCTGATTAGGAATGG GTGCGTGACCGATGACACGGTTGTTTTCCACGGCTTGACCGAGGAAGAATCTGGCCTCAACGGGCAGAGTTCCACCATTCACTACAGCTTCGCCATGTTCCGCTTCACGGTGGAGCCGCATTTGTTCTATCTGCACTGCACAGTGCAGCTCTGTGACCCAGATGACAGTATATCCTGCACCCCT AACTGCAAGTCCATCACCAAACGAGAAGCGTCGCGGGTGGACCCCGCCCAAGGGCTCTTGTCATACGGCCCTATCAGAATTGAAACACCGGATAAACCTAGATTGA ACATAATGATGACGCTGGTTCTTCCCGTAGCAGGCATCTGGACCGTTggcttcatcctcatcctcgtcATCGCGATGGCAAGAGCTGGCC GTTTCTCTAGTTGA
- the nup93 gene encoding nuclear pore complex protein Nup93 isoform X3 has product MLVQWEQVKQRVLHTLLGAGEDALDFSQDVEPSFVSDITAPGRSALDSVEVAYGRQIYVFNEKIVNGHIQPNLGDLCASAAESLDDKNVSEMWLMVKQISDVLLVPAKDTLKSRTSVEMQMAFVRQAIDFLANSYKNYTLVTVFGNLHQAQLGGVPGTYQLVHSFLNIKLPSPLPGMQDGEIEGHPVWAVIYYCLRCGDLNAAMHVINRVQHQLGDFKTWFQEYANSPDRRLAPTSENKLRLHYRRVLRNSADPYKRAVYCLIGKCDISDNHGEVADKTEDYLWLKLNQVCFDDDGSSSSQDRLTLPQLQKQLLEDYGESHFSASQQPFLYFQVLFLTAQFEAAVAFLFRVERLRSHAVHVALVLYELRLLLKSSGQSAQLLSQEPGDPPTVRRLNFIRMLMLYTRKFESTDPREALQYFYFLRNEKDSQGESMFMRCVSELVIESREFDMLLGRLEKDGSRRPGVIDKFAGDTRAIISKVALEAENKGLFEEAVKLYELAKNPDKVLELMNRLLSPVIAQVSAPQSNKERLKNTAVAIAERYRTQGIAGDKFIDSTFYLLLDLMTFFDEYHTGHIDRAYDIMERLKLLPLNQESVEERVAAFRSFSDEVRHNLSEVLLASMNILYTQYKRLKGAPAGTPGRVQRTLNDRDTQLRSQAQALITFAGMIPYNMAGDTNARLVQMELLMS; this is encoded by the exons ATGCTGGTTCAGTGGGAGCAGGTGAAGCAGAGAGTTTTGCACACTCTCCTGGGAGCAGGAGAGGATGCCCTTGACTTCAGTCAAGATGTGGAG CCCAGTTTTGTGAGTGACATAACGGCGCCAGGAAGAAGTGCTTTGGACAGTGTGGAGGTGGCCTATGGACGTCAG ATCTACGTATTCAATGAGAAGATTGTGAATGGCCACATTCAGCCCAATCTGGGGGATTTATGTGCTTCGGCTGCAGAAAGCTTGGATGACAAG AATGTGTCAGAAATGTGGCTGATGGTGAAACAGATAAGCGATGTTTTGCTCGTTCCTGCCAAAGATACATTGAAGAGTCGCACTTCAGTGGAAATGCAAATGGCGTTCGTACGGCAGGCCATTGACTTCCTTGCAAACAG TTATAAGAATTACACCTTGGTTACTGTGTTCGGGAACCTTCACCAGGCCCAACTGGGAGGGGTGCCAGGAACGTACCAACTTGTGCACAGTTTTCTTAACATCAAGCTACCGAGTCCTTTGCCTGGCATGCAG GACGGTGAGATAGAGGGCCACCCAGTGTGGGCTGTGATCTACTACTGTCTCCGTTGTGGAGACCTAAATGCAGCGATGCATGTGATCAACCGAGTGCAACACCAGTTAGGAGACTTCAAAACCTGGTTTCAGGAGTACGCAAACAGCCCAGACAGACG CCTCGCCCCAACATCCGAGAACAAGCTACGCCTCCACTACCGCAGAGTGCTGAGGAACAGCGCTGATCCGTACAAGCGAGCCGTTTATTGCCTCATTGGGAAATGTGACATCAGCGATAACCATGGAGAAGTGGCGGATAAAACAGAAGACTATCTCTGGCTTAAG CTGAATCAAGTATGTTTTGATGATGATGGCAGCAGCTCCTCTCAGGACAGGCTCACCTTGCCACAGCTACAGAAACAGCTGCTAGAGGACTACG GAGAATCCCACTTCTCTGCAAGCCAGCAGCCCTTCCTGTATTTCCAAGTCTTATTCCTGACAGCTCAGTTCGAGGCCGCTGTGGCTTTCTTGTTTCGCGTTGAGAGGCTCCGGAGCCATGCTGTACACGTGGCCCTGGTTCTGTACGAACTACGGCTGTTGCTGAAATCCTCCGGCCAGAGTGCTCAACTGC TGAGTCAAGAGCCCGGTGACCCTCCCACTGTGCGCCGCCTCAACTTCATCCGCATGCTCATGCTCTACACTCGCAAATTTGAGTCCACCGATCCGCGCGAAGCCCTGCAGTACTTTTACTTTTTACG CAATGAGAAGGACAGCCAGGGAGAAAGCATGTTTATGCGATGTGTCAGTGAACTTGTTATTGAGAGTCGTGAG TTTGATATGTTACTAGGGCGATTGGAAAAGGACGGAAGCAGGAGG CCTGGGGTCATTGACAAGTTCGCCGGAGACACCAGAGCGATCATTAGTAAAGTGGCTTTGGAAGCTGAGAACAAAGGTTTATTTGAGGAAGCTGTCAAACTCTATGAGCTGGCCAAG AATCCAGACAAGGTATTGGAGCTAATGAACAGGTTGTTGAGTCCTGTCATTGCTCAGGTCAGTGCGCCTCAGTCCAATAAGGAGAGGCTAAAGAACACCGCAGTGGCCATCGCGGAGAG GTACCGGACTCAAGGCATTGCAGGAGACAAGTTTATTGACAGCACTTTCTATTTGCTTCTGGATCTGATGACCTTTTTCGATGAGTACCACACTGGTCACATTGATCGAGCATATGAC ATCATGGAGCGACTGAAGCTTCTGCCTCTTAACCAGGAAAGTGTGGAGGAGAGAGTGGCGGCTTTCAGAAGCTTCAGTGACGAG GTGCGTCACAACCTTTCAGAAGTGCTACTCGCCTCCATGAACATCCTGTACACTCAGTACAAGCGTCTGAAGGGGGCGCCGGCTGGCACCCCGGGACGAGTTCAGAGGACATTGAATGACAGAGACACG CAGCTGCGAAGCCAAGCTCAAGCCCTGATCACCTTCGCTGGAATGATTCCCTACAACATGGCAGGAGACACAAATGCCAGACTGGTGCAAATGGAATTACTGATGAGCTGA
- the LOC144071888 gene encoding matrix metalloproteinase-16-like isoform X2 — MSAQESRIQVVITSGCLLFLFLGCTAADVPEQQSFNAETWLRQFGYLSQASRQMSTMQSAQILTQAISDMQRFYGLEVTGKADAATIEAMRKPRCGVPDKIDRGDGARRRRYALTAQRWDKDHITYSILDQHIPSSLGAERTHDAIRRAFDVWQKVTALTFSELPAKRSNDSQAELAEILLLFASGFHGDMSLFDGEGGSLAHAYYPGPAMGGDTHFDADEPWTLDNPNHEGIDLFLVAVHELGHALGLEHSENPNAIMAPFYQWIHTHNFTLHEDDIQGIQHIYGPPHITEAPKHTLPTSPPPPEEKPTLPSVESKPKTPSASPSWPGPTTRAAIPTTTHPDPEVTPPVRKDVPLPPSTRRPPKKPDNEAPDICDGDFDTVTLLRGEMFVFKDRWFWRVRRNRVLDNYPMPISVFWVGLPNNIDAAYERHDGKFVFFKDDKYWVFREADVLPGYPQLIREYGQGVPPHGIDTAVWWEPNGYTYFFSDDRYWRFNEDTRKADRDFPKPISRWGNIPHSPKGAFLSDDGAYTFFYKGANYWRFNNHKTEADKGYPRSILKDFMGCVGIPEPRPDPNVDLVPGAKPTEPSERDVSLRACKKKKRKSTRSQGSSSEQRRNVRQHMPKHHMIANAPDDTHRDHFPKHRHINPCNFPPSSH, encoded by the exons ATGTCAGCACAAGAATCTCGAATTCAAGTAGTGATCACTTCTGGTTGTTTACTTTTTCTGTTCCTCGGTTGCACAGCTGCTGATGTGCCGGAGCAACAGAGCTTCAATGCAGAG ACGTGGCTTCGTCAGTTCGGCTACCTGTCTCAAGCCAGCAGACAGATGTCCACTATGCAGTCGGCTCAGATCCTAACCCAAGCCATCAGTGACATGCAACGTTTCTACGGCTTAGAGGTTACCGGAAAGGCAGATGCTGCCACTATTGA GGCCATGCGTAAACCTCGTTGTGGCGTTCCCGACAAAATAGACAGAGGTGATGGTGCGAGGAGGCGACGCTATGCACTCACAGCACAACGGTGGGACAAAGACCACATCACCTACAG TATATTAGACCAGCACATCCCATCCTCCTTGGGAGCGGAGAGGACACACGACGCCATCCGCAGAGCCTTTGATGTGTGGCAAAAGGTCACGGCACTCACCTTCAGCGAGCTGCCGGCCAAACGGAGCAATGACAGCCAGGCCGAGCTCGCCGAAATTCTATTGTTGTTCGCCTCTGGTTTTCACGGCGACATGTCCTTGTTTGACGGCGAGGGCGGTTCACTGGCACATGCTTACTACCCCGGGCCAGCAATGGGTGGGGATACACACTTTGATGCAGATGAGCCTTGGACTTTGGACAATCCTAACCACGAAG GTATTGACCTCTTCCTAGTTGCGGTGCACGAGCTCGGTCATGCTTTAGGTCTGGAACACTCTGAAAATCCCAATGCCATTATGGCTCCTTTCTACCAGTGGATTCACACGCACAACTTCACACTACATGAGGATGACATCCAGGGAATACAGCACATTTACG GACCCCCTCACATTACTGAGGCTCCCAAACATACCTTGCCGAcctcccctcctcctcctgaAGAGAAACCTACCCTTCCCTCAGTTGAATCCAAGCCCAAGACCCCAAGTGCTAGTCCGAGCTGGCCCGGACCCACCACTCGGGCCGCTATTCCCACCACCACCCATCCAGATCCTGAAGTCACTCCACCTGTTAGAAAGGATGTACCCCTTCCTCCATCCACTCGCCGGCCCCCCAAGAAACCAGATAACGAGGCCCCTGATATCTGTGATGGTGACTTTGATACCGTGACACTACTCAGGGGGGAGATGTTTGTGTTTAAG GATCGCTGGTTTTGGCGAGTGAGAAGGAACAGAGTGCTGGATAACTACCCCATGCCGATATCTGTTTTTTGGGTTGGTCTTCCGAACAACATTGATGCAGCCTATGAGCGTCATGATGgcaaatttgtcttttttaaag ATGATAAATACTGGGTTTTTAGAGAAGCAGATGTACTGCCAGGATACCCACAGCTCATTCGGGAATACGGTCAAGGTGTTCCTCCTCACGGCATCGACACAGCAGTCTGGTGGGAGCCCAATGGATATACCTACTTTTTCTCTGATGACCG GTACTGGAGATTCAATGAAGACACCCGTAAAGCAGACAGAGACTTCCCAAAACCAATCAGCAGATGGGGAAATATCCCTCACTCACCCAAGGGAGCCTTCCTCAGTGATGATGGAG CGTATACCTTTTTCTACAAAGGCGCCAATTACTGGCGCTTTAACAACCACAAGACCGAAGCGGACAAAGGCTACCCACGTTCCATCCTCAAGGATTTCATGGGCTGCGTGGGCATCCCGGAGCCTCGGCCAGACCCGAACGTTGATCTTGTACCTGGAGCCAAACCCACTGAGCCTTCAGAAAGAG ATGTTTCTCTGCGcgcctgcaaaaaaaagaaaagaaagagcaCCCGCTCCCAGGGGTCGTCCTCCGAGCAGCGCAGGAATGTGAGGCAACACATGCCCAAACATCACATGATCGCAAATGCCCCCGATGACACGCACAGAGACCACTTCCCTAAACACAGGCACATAAACCCCTGCAATTTTCCCCCCTCCTCCCACTAA
- the LOC144071888 gene encoding matrix metalloproteinase-16-like isoform X1 → MSAQESRIQVVITSGCLLFLFLGCTAADVPEQQSFNAETWLRQFGYLSQASRQMSTMQSAQILTQAISDMQRFYGLEVTGKADAATIEAMRKPRCGVPDKIDRGDGARRRRYALTAQRWDKDHITYSILDQHIPSSLGAERTHDAIRRAFDVWQKVTALTFSELPAKRSNDSQAELAEILLLFASGFHGDMSLFDGEGGSLAHAYYPGPAMGGDTHFDADEPWTLDNPNHEGIDLFLVAVHELGHALGLEHSENPNAIMAPFYQWIHTHNFTLHEDDIQGIQHIYGPPHITEAPKHTLPTSPPPPEEKPTLPSVESKPKTPSASPSWPGPTTRAAIPTTTHPDPEVTPPVRKDVPLPPSTRRPPKKPDNEAPDICDGDFDTVTLLRGEMFVFKDRWFWRVRRNRVLDNYPMPISVFWVGLPNNIDAAYERHDGKFVFFKDDKYWVFREADVLPGYPQLIREYGQGVPPHGIDTAVWWEPNGYTYFFSDDRYWRFNEDTRKADRDFPKPISRWGNIPHSPKGAFLSDDGAYTFFYKGANYWRFNNHKTEADKGYPRSILKDFMGCVGIPEPRPDPNVDLVPGAKPTEPSERGKDEREEAKHMDEDTASEKDNEGARAEEDDNQVNVVVTVADDGSKVMTLIMVVIPLVLILCILVLVYVILRTLKNKETPRALVHCKRSLQDWV, encoded by the exons ATGTCAGCACAAGAATCTCGAATTCAAGTAGTGATCACTTCTGGTTGTTTACTTTTTCTGTTCCTCGGTTGCACAGCTGCTGATGTGCCGGAGCAACAGAGCTTCAATGCAGAG ACGTGGCTTCGTCAGTTCGGCTACCTGTCTCAAGCCAGCAGACAGATGTCCACTATGCAGTCGGCTCAGATCCTAACCCAAGCCATCAGTGACATGCAACGTTTCTACGGCTTAGAGGTTACCGGAAAGGCAGATGCTGCCACTATTGA GGCCATGCGTAAACCTCGTTGTGGCGTTCCCGACAAAATAGACAGAGGTGATGGTGCGAGGAGGCGACGCTATGCACTCACAGCACAACGGTGGGACAAAGACCACATCACCTACAG TATATTAGACCAGCACATCCCATCCTCCTTGGGAGCGGAGAGGACACACGACGCCATCCGCAGAGCCTTTGATGTGTGGCAAAAGGTCACGGCACTCACCTTCAGCGAGCTGCCGGCCAAACGGAGCAATGACAGCCAGGCCGAGCTCGCCGAAATTCTATTGTTGTTCGCCTCTGGTTTTCACGGCGACATGTCCTTGTTTGACGGCGAGGGCGGTTCACTGGCACATGCTTACTACCCCGGGCCAGCAATGGGTGGGGATACACACTTTGATGCAGATGAGCCTTGGACTTTGGACAATCCTAACCACGAAG GTATTGACCTCTTCCTAGTTGCGGTGCACGAGCTCGGTCATGCTTTAGGTCTGGAACACTCTGAAAATCCCAATGCCATTATGGCTCCTTTCTACCAGTGGATTCACACGCACAACTTCACACTACATGAGGATGACATCCAGGGAATACAGCACATTTACG GACCCCCTCACATTACTGAGGCTCCCAAACATACCTTGCCGAcctcccctcctcctcctgaAGAGAAACCTACCCTTCCCTCAGTTGAATCCAAGCCCAAGACCCCAAGTGCTAGTCCGAGCTGGCCCGGACCCACCACTCGGGCCGCTATTCCCACCACCACCCATCCAGATCCTGAAGTCACTCCACCTGTTAGAAAGGATGTACCCCTTCCTCCATCCACTCGCCGGCCCCCCAAGAAACCAGATAACGAGGCCCCTGATATCTGTGATGGTGACTTTGATACCGTGACACTACTCAGGGGGGAGATGTTTGTGTTTAAG GATCGCTGGTTTTGGCGAGTGAGAAGGAACAGAGTGCTGGATAACTACCCCATGCCGATATCTGTTTTTTGGGTTGGTCTTCCGAACAACATTGATGCAGCCTATGAGCGTCATGATGgcaaatttgtcttttttaaag ATGATAAATACTGGGTTTTTAGAGAAGCAGATGTACTGCCAGGATACCCACAGCTCATTCGGGAATACGGTCAAGGTGTTCCTCCTCACGGCATCGACACAGCAGTCTGGTGGGAGCCCAATGGATATACCTACTTTTTCTCTGATGACCG GTACTGGAGATTCAATGAAGACACCCGTAAAGCAGACAGAGACTTCCCAAAACCAATCAGCAGATGGGGAAATATCCCTCACTCACCCAAGGGAGCCTTCCTCAGTGATGATGGAG CGTATACCTTTTTCTACAAAGGCGCCAATTACTGGCGCTTTAACAACCACAAGACCGAAGCGGACAAAGGCTACCCACGTTCCATCCTCAAGGATTTCATGGGCTGCGTGGGCATCCCGGAGCCTCGGCCAGACCCGAACGTTGATCTTGTACCTGGAGCCAAACCCACTGAGCCTTCAGAAAGAGGTAAGGATGAGCGCGAAGAAGCCAAGCACATGGACGAAGACACAGCAAGCGAAAAAGACAACGAAGGCGCTCGGGCGGAGGAAGACGACAACCAAGTCAACGTGGTGGTGACCGTGGCAGACGACGGGTCCAAGGTCATGACGCTGATCATGGTGGTGATCCCTCTGGTGCTCATCCTGTGCATCCTGGTCCTCGTCTATGTTATCCTTAGAACTCTCAAGAACAAAGAGACCCCCAGGGCCCTGGTGCACTGCAAGCGCTCACTGCAGGACTGGGTGTGA